The Oceanicaulis sp. nucleotide sequence CGCGCGCGTTCACGTCGAGATCCAGCTCGACGCCCAGCCAGCCCAGCCCCTCGCACACCGCTGCCCTGACAGACGGCGAGTGTTCGCCGATCCCGGCGGAGAAGACGAGCGCGTCGAGCCCCTGCAGGCTGGCGCACATCGCCGCGATCTCGCGCCGGCAGCGGGCGATGAAGTAGGCGAAGGCGGCCTTCGCCGCGTCGGTGCCCGCGCTTTCGACCGCGCGCATGTCGCCGCTGGTTCCGGACAGACCTTTCAGCCCGCTCTGCCTGTAGAGCAGATCCGTCAGCGCCTCGGCGCCGAGGCCTTCCTCGCTCATCAGATAGAGCAGCACGCCGGGATCGATCTGTCCGCATCGGGTCGCCATGGGCAGGCCGTCGAGCGCGGAGAAGCCCATCGAGCTGTCGCAGCTCACCCCGTCTTGAATCGCACACAGCGACGCGCCGGACCCCAGATGACAGAGCACGGCGCGTGAAGGCGTGCCGCCCTCGGCCTCGCTCAGGGCGCGGGCGAGATACTGATAGCTCAGCCCGTGAAAGCCGTAGCGCCTCACGCCTTGCTCGTAATAGCGCGCGGGCAGGGCGAAGGCGTCGGCGGTGAAACCGTGCGTGCGATGAAAGGCGGTGTCGAAACAGGCGACCTGGACCGCGGCGGGAAAGGCTTTCCGCGCGGTGCGCACGGCCTTGAGGTTATGGGGCTGGTGCAGCGGGGCGAGCGGGACGAGATTTTCGATCTCCGCTTCGACCTCGGCGGTGATCTCGGCGGGACCTGAAAACCGCGCCCCGCCGTGAACGATCCTGTGACCGACGCCATGCACGCGCTCGCCCGCCGCCTCGCCGGCGATCTCGAGCGCGGCCTCGAGCGCGCCTTCATGCGATCCGCCGCGTTTGAGGGTGCGGGTCTCGTCCTCCCGGCCAGGGCGCTTCAGGGTGAGTTCGGCCTGATCCTGACCGACGCCGTCGACATGACCGGTCAGCCGCCGCTCGCGCCCGTCGCGAGCGTAGACGGCGAATTTCAGAGACGACGAGCCGGCGTTGAGGGTGAGAAGGCTCACGCCTCGCCTCCTTCTTCGCCCGCATCGTCATCGTCGGTCAGGCCCGGCGCAGGCTTTCCGGTCTTCAGCCAGACCGCGTGGAGCGCGGCGACCGCGCAGCTCATCAGACGGGAGAACTCGTTGTCCGCGCGGCTGGTCAGGATCACCGGCGCCCGCGCGCCGATCACCACCCCGGCGCTTTCCGCCCGCGCGATGAAGGTCAGCTCCTTGGCGAGCATGTTGCCCGCCTCGATATCGGGCGCGACCAGGATTTCCGCCCGGCCGGCGACCTCGCCCTTAAGCTTTTTCACTTTCGCCGCGCCGGGATCGACCGCGTTGTCCATGGCGAGCGGGCCGTCCACCAGGCCGCGCCTGATCTGGCCGCGATCGGCCATCTTCGCGAGCGCTGCGGCGTGCAGCGTCGAGGTCAGGGCGGGGTTGATCGTCTCCACCGCCGAGAGCACGGCCGCCCTGGGCGTCTTCACGCCGAGCGCGCAGGCCAGATCGATGGCGTTCTGGACGATGTCGGCCTTGGCGGCGAGATCGGGCTCGATATTGACCGCCGCGTCGGTGACCAGGATCAGCCGATCCATCCCCGGCACGTCCATGACGAAGCAGTGCGAGACGCGGCTGTCGCCCCTGAGCCCGA carries:
- a CDS encoding acetate/propionate family kinase, producing the protein MSLLTLNAGSSSLKFAVYARDGRERRLTGHVDGVGQDQAELTLKRPGREDETRTLKRGGSHEGALEAALEIAGEAAGERVHGVGHRIVHGGARFSGPAEITAEVEAEIENLVPLAPLHQPHNLKAVRTARKAFPAAVQVACFDTAFHRTHGFTADAFALPARYYEQGVRRYGFHGLSYQYLARALSEAEGGTPSRAVLCHLGSGASLCAIQDGVSCDSSMGFSALDGLPMATRCGQIDPGVLLYLMSEEGLGAEALTDLLYRQSGLKGLSGTSGDMRAVESAGTDAAKAAFAYFIARCRREIAAMCASLQGLDALVFSAGIGEHSPSVRAAVCEGLGWLGVELDLDVNARAGGAPVKISAPDSAVSVWMIPTDEEQVIAEAAARFV